One Formosa agariphila KMM 3901 genomic window, ATTTAAGTTTTTAAGATTCCAGTTGTGAGGTTTAAATTGGTCTAAAGAAGCATCGTACATACTTGCTAGAATCTCTGCTGTAACTTTATCGCCCTGTGCTCCTGTAATATTAAAACGCCATGTTTCTTCGTTTCCAGGTTGAATTTTATCACGGAATGTTAGCGTTTCAATCTGTAAATCTGTTTTCGGGTATGGCACGTTAATTATAAGCGTACCGGTTTTAAAACTGTTATAAATTGCATAACTATAATGAATTGCAAATCCGCCTAAATCTGATGATGTAATAGGTATTTCAATAGTTTTTTTATTCTGATTTAAAGTGATTATGTGTTGAGAAAATGGTTTCTTATTCTTCTCGACTTCTAGTGTAACCACTAAATGTTCGCTAGCAGAACCTAGTGTTAATTTTACAACTTCATCTGGTGAATACTCCGATTTGTTCGTGGTTATTTGAAACAAACCTTGGTCGGATACGGTTTTGTCTTTGGCACTATATAATTCAAAACTTGCTTCGTCGGTTACTAGTTGTCCGAACTTATCTTTGCTCTCAAAAATCGCTATATATTGACCCGATTCCCAACGTTTGGCTTTATCGAAGGTTACGGATTTTGCCTCGGCTGTATTAATGTTCTTTTCTAATACAATAGCTCCTTTTTTCCAATTTTCAAATGCGCCTTCATTGGTGTACGAATCGTGTGGGAAAAGCGTTTTAAATGTGGTCTCATCTATGGTTTGGTAATCTGGAGCACGCCATGGGCGCTCTCTTAATACTTGATTTGGCGCTTGTAATTTGTAGACTTTTAAAACGCCCTGAGTAGGCGTAAATTCACCATTTAAATTGGTTGTTTGAATATAAATTTCATTTGATTTACTAGACTTGTCTAGTTTACGTTCTATTTGCAAATTCGCAAGTAAGGTATGATATCCTACAGAAATGGTTTTCGATGTACTTCGGGTTTCTCCATTAATATCTGTGATATCGGCAGTGACTTCGTATCTAAAAACGGGTAAAAACGATTGGTCGATACTTTGGTCAGGAATGGCTTTAAAATTAATTTTGAAGTTTCCTGAATCATCTGTCACGGTTTCTCCATGCGTTATATCTTGAGGTGAATTATAAAAATAAGGATGTGTACTGTAATATCGGTACGGCATATCGGCGATGCGTTTTACACGGTAGACAACTGTTGCATTTGTAATTTTACTGCCTGTAAAAGCATTTGCTTTCCCAGTTACTACAACCGAGTCGTTAACGGTATAGGTTTCTGTAATTGAATTAAATTCGGCCTCGAACGTTGGACGCTTGTAATCTTCTACCGAAAAAAATAGTCGAGACTGTATATGCTCGCTTTCCGATTTTATTTCTAATCGATATTCTCCATTTAAACCACGTGTAGGTAAGATGAATTCGCCATGAATAGAACCAAAATCATTTGTGTTTAGAGTAATGATATTTATGTTTTCGTTATTGGTGTTAATTAATTTTACAATTAACGGTTCTGCTTTTATAACATCACTTTTATTTTCTAGTGTTTGCATAGCAATCGCCTTAAAATAGACGGTTTGCCCTGGTCTGTAAATACTTCTGTCTGTAAATAAAAAGGCATTGTATTTTGTTTTGTTTTCGTTCTGGTTGTATTCGTAATTATATCCCAGACGAAAATCATCAAAATATGCAATATCGTTTGGTGTTTTTATTTCAAGGTCGAAACGTGTATATACTCTGTTAGTTGTTTTCGGAATACTGAAATGCCCAGAAGAATCTGTGCGCTTCGTTTCTGTTTTCTTTTTATTATTGTTATAAGTGTAATGTATCTCGATTTCTGCATTCGGAAAAGGTGCTCCCGTGTTTCTATCTATACATTGAAAGCGATTCGATGCATCGTCAGGTTTTTCAATAATAGCAACATTAGAAACCTGAAGCGTAATATATGCTGTAGTATTTGAAGCTGAATCTATAGCTGAAATAATATAGAAACCATTATCAAATTCAGGAACGATGACTTCTGTAGTGTGTTCTTGATAATCGTGTTCGTTTTTTAAATCGGATACCCATGTTTTGTCAGTTTTATAACTCTTTACAAAACTATCTTTTTCTGTTTTTTTATATATATTGTTAAATTCGAGAATGTCTTTGTGGCTAACTTTAGAGGCTTTAAAGACTAGTTTATCTACATTTTTATAGCGAATTAAAAAACGGGATTGTGTCAGAATTGGCAATATACGTTCGTTGGTAATGCCAACTTCTGGCACCAATATTACCGACTTTAAATGTTCGCTTTTTTCTGCAATTTTCGTGTTTGGAAACTTTGAGATAACTGCGTTGCAAAGCGCTAAGGCGTCTTTATATTTCCAACGGTTTTCGGTATTTATATTTGGAGAATAGTGCGCGCCTTGAGACATCCAAATCTTAGCAATTTCTAAATCGTAATGTCCGCTAACGGCCTCAGTTTTGTGTTGATTACGCGATACTCTTAATGTGTTAATAAGTGCTTCGTCTGTGTTTTCGAAAACGGCTTTGTCCTTAACAAACAACAAACGTTCAATATCTACGGTTACTAAAGCCTCAGTGTTTTTAGTATTTATATGAAATTGAATGAGATTCTGATAAATTTTTAAGGCCTGAAATTCTAACGACATTGAGTTCTTTGTTTCTAATTTTAATTTAGAAAACTCATGAGCAGGACTTAGTAATTCGGAGTCGTTGATTTCAAATTTATAAGCAGGTTTTGTAATGTTTCGTTCGGTGCTTTTATAGAATTTTAAAGCTTCATGACTTAGTAAATCGTAAAGTGTTGGTCGGTACAGTTTTGAATTTTTTTGTTCTAATAGTATATCAGAAAAGTTGTCTATTGGTGTTTGTTTTAAGACCGTTTCATTTGTTATACTATTTTGAAAATGTAACTGAATGGTTTCAAAAAGGGTATTTAAATCCCAAGTTCTAAAATCGGTTTCATCTACTTTTTCTTCAGTTTTTGTCCGGTTGTAAAATTTATAGCGATTTTGCTTAAAGTAATCCCAATATAAATTGGCCAAAATGCTCTCTAAAATATTTTTTGTCGGCGCTTGGCTTTTCGAAATTTCAACTTTAAAATTGTTTATAATACTAAGTTGAGCATCTTCTTCGAGCACCAAAGCGAATTTACTTTTATACAACATCGACTTAATATGCTGAGGTTGATTCTTGTGTTTGATTGCTAGTTTATCAATGTTTTCAACTTTTTCTAAAGCAGATTTTGGTAAATCTGAAAGCTCTAACGTTTCGACTTCAGACCATAAACTTTCAAAATTGGGTTGCTGAGCCAAGATGCTATTTGTGAAAATTAGGCTTAAAAGAAGGGGCTTTATAAATTTCATATCGTGATTTTGGTTGATGCGTATGTTGTTTGACTATTAAGTTGAAATCAAAAACAGTTCCAATCTAAGTTTAAATGAGAAAGTTACTCTTTTTTTAATGGTTTGCGTTTTGAGAATTAGATAAAAGGGAGCGATAAATCGTTATTTTTGCGTTATGAAATTTCGTTTCGTATATATTTTTATAATTCTTTTAGGGCTTCCGCAGTTGCTGTATTCGCAATCGCGTTTCTCTGAGGCGCAGACGTATTTTGATACAGGAAACTACACTAAAGTCATTTCAATATTAGAACCATTAACTAAAGAAATATCGGATAACCGGTCTAAAGCAATTGAATTATTAGGTGATGCCTATAGCCATACAAAAGATTGGGATTCTGCAATTAATCAGTATAATGTATTAGTAGATTTAAATCCTGAAGTGGCCAATTACCATTATAAATATGGAGGCGCTTTAGCTATGAAAGCATTAACGGTAAATAAACTTATGGCTATTCCGTTGATTTTAGAGGCGAAATCAGAATGTATCCAAGCTTCGGAATTAGACCCAAATCATATTGAAAGCCGTTGGGCATTAGTCAAAATTTATATGGAATTACCTGCCGTTCTTGGCGGAAGTACGTCTAAAGCCATTACCTATGCCAACCAATTAGAATCATTGACTAAAGTGGATGGTTATCTCGCAAAAGGCTATCTCTACAACAAAGCAGACGATTTTAAACACGCAGAACAGTTTTATAAACAAGCTCTAGATATTGGCGGTTCGAAAACCTGTTATATGGCTCTTGCCGAATTTTATTTAAATCGAGACCAGAAAGAAAAAGCTATCGCTGTTTTAAGAAAGGGATATGGGCGTTTAGAAGCCGAAGAACTTCAGCAAAAAATAGAAGATATTACCCCATAAACGTTCTGAAAAACGTACTAAAACGTGTATATTTACGGTCTTCAAAATAAGTTTATGAATGTACATTTTATAGCCATTGGCGGAAGTGCAATGCACAATTTAGCCTTGGCCTTACATAACAAAGGTTATCGCGTAACAGGAAGTGACGATGAGATTTTCGAACCTTCTAAATCAAGATTACAAACCAAAGGATTATTACCAGAAGCTTTCGGATGGTTTCCAGAAAAAATTACGACAGATTTAGATGCTGTAGTTTTAGGAATGCATGCTAAAGCCGATAATCCGGAATTGCTAAAAGCTCAAGATTTAGGACTTAAAATATATAGTTACCCTGAGTTCTTATACGAGCAATCTAAAAACAAAACGCGTGTAGTTATTGGTGGAAGTCATGGAAAAACAACCATTACCTCTATGATTTTACATGTTATGCATTACCACGATAGAGATGTAGATTTTATGGTGGGCGCGCAATTAGATGGTTTTGATGTGATGGTAAAACTTACCGACGACAACGACTTTATAGTGTTAGAAGGTGATGAGTATTTAAGTTCACCAATAGATAGACGACCTAAATTTCATCTATATAAACCAAATATTGCTTTATTAAGCGGTATTGCTTGGGACCATATTAATGTGTTTCCAACATATGAAAACTACGAAGAACAATTCCAGATTTTTGTAAATAGTATAGTAAGTGGAGGAAGCATTACGTACAATGAAGAAGACGAGGCTGTAAAGCGTGTGGTTGAAGCGTCTGTGAATCCGATTAGAAAATTACCTTATCAAACGCCTGAATATACTGTTGAAGATGGAGAAACCTTATTAGAAACAGTCGAAGGGCCGTTGCCAATCGAAGTATTTGGAAAACATAATTTAAATAATTTAGGTGGTGCCAAATGGATTTGTCAGCATATGGGAATCGATGAAGATGATTTCTACGAAGCTATTTCTACATTTAAAGGCGCAAGTAAGCGTTTAGAGAAAATAGTTGAAGGACAGAATAGTGTTGCTTATAAAGATTTTGCACATTCGCCAAGTAAAGTAGAAGCTACGACTAAAGCAGTAAAAGCACAATTTGAAGATAGAAAATTAGTAGCATGTCTAGAACTACACACATATAGTAGTTTAAATGCCGAGTTTTTAAAAGAGTATAAGGGGACTTTAGATGATGCCGATGTTGCTGTAGTATTCTATTCTCCGCATGCGGTAGAGATTAAAAAATTAGATACGGTTACAGAAGCACAAATCGCTTCAGCTTTCGAGCGTGACGATTTAATTATCTACACCAATCCAGACGATTTTAAAACCTTTTTATTCGCTCAAAACTTTGAGAATACGTCCTTGTTATTAATGAGTTCGGGGAATTATGGTGGCTTAGATTTTGACGATGTGAAGTCTCTGATTAAATAGATTTAAGAACAAAGATTGCTTCGCTTTTAGAATCAAGAATCAAGAATCAAGAATCAAGAATCAGGAAGATAAGGTTTCATTTAAACTAATCGTCATTCTGAACTTGTTTCAGAATCACATAAAGTATAGTTTATGGAATGGGAGAGTGTGAGACCCTGAAACTAGTTCAGGGTGACAAGTACCATTAAATTCAGTATTAAAAAATATAACATAAAAAAGCGAGATTTTGAATCATCAAAATCTCGCTTTTTGTGCTTAATGCATACTGTTATTTTGTGTCCTCATCGGTAGAAGAGCTGTTGTTAGAATCATCAGAATCTACATCTGTTTTTACGGGTTCGATAAATGGTTTTTCTAAATTCTTATTTAAAGGTTCTTCTGTAGTGGGTGCTTTAAATTCATTTTGAAAAGATTTAAAGTTTAAATTTTCAGGGATGTTTCTCACATTTAAATCACGTTGCGGGAATGGGATTTCAATACCTTCCGCTTTAAATCGGTTGTAAATACTAATCGAGATATCACTTTTCGATTGTAATCCAATTTCATAATGTACCCAATACAATAATCTGAAATTTAAAGAGCTATCTCCAAATTCACTAAACAAGGCTTTAGGTGCGGGGTCTTTTAATGTAAACTGATAATCATTTGCAATTTCAGTAAGAATTTCAAGAACACGGTTGGGGTCGGAATCGTAAGACGTTCCTATTAAAATTTCAATACGTTTAATGTTATTGGAGAGGGTCCAGTTTATTAAATCATTAGAAATTAGATTGTTGTTCGGTACCACCACTTCTGCGCCATCAAAGGTGCTAATGCTCGAAGAACGCACGCCAATACGGTTAACTGTTCCTAATAAACTATTCACTTCTACCGTATCTCCAGGTAAAATAGGACGTTCAAAAACCAAAATTAAACCAGACACAAAATTTGAAATCACGGTTTGTAGTCCAAAACCAATTCCCAAACCTAATGCACCGGCCATTAAATTAAATTTACTTAAATCGATACCCAAAGCTCCAAGGGCTAATACAACACCAAACGCCATGATAAAGTAGCGTATAACTAAAGATATCGCGGTGGGAATTCCTTTCGGTAATTTTAATAGACGAAGGACGCCATCGCCATCATTTATTAAAAACGAGATGATTTTTGTTATAGTGTATGTAATAATTAAAGTAAAAATAAATCCAAGAATACCTTCTAAAGTAAACGTTAAACTGCCTAATTGATAAGGTTCCGTAATGGTATCCTGTATCACTTCAAGCATAGGGCTTAAAATGTCTAAAATATTAAGAAAGTATAAGGTCCAAATAATTCCGATTATAACTCTTGTAACTTTTAACGTGGTTTTTTCGATACTCCAACGGTCGGCAGGAAGGTACGATTGTTTTACACCGTAGTGTCGGTTAATAATTCCTAAAGAGATACCGTTAAATACCATTAAAAGGCTATAGAAAAAAGTAATGCTTATTCCGCTTTGTGTACTGATTTTTAAACTGATATCTGTCAAATTTGTATACCCAAAAATATTAGATACAATAGAAACAATACACAAAACATAAAGTACAGGAGTTAATCGCACAAGGAGTTTTCCAAAATTATCAAGTGCCATATTTCTAGTCTCCAGGTAAGGCGATGTATATTTATAAAGCATAAAAATGACTAAACAGGCTTCGAAAAAAGTATATATTCTATACAGTGCAGAAGAAAACCAAACATAAGATTTGGTAGCATTAAGAATAAAAAATAGAATGACATAAAAGATAATGTCCTTAAATTTTTTGTGCATATAAGGCCTAATTAAGGGCACAGCACAAATAAGTATAAGAAGTGTAGTGATATCTATGAATAGCCTTGGGGTGTTAGAAAACATCGATTTGGAAACCAGTAGAGCCAGAAAGATGATGCAAATCGTGCTTTTGTAAAGAATTATATGTTTTGCTTTCCTATGTGTTTTCGATTTTTCTTTAAACGAAAATTTTAAATAGCCACTTTTTAAACGTTTTATAAATAAAGCTATTAGGCTTATAAAAATGAAATAGAATAAGATAACCCCTGTTTTTCCTTTTAAGTAACTATACGTATTTGTAATGTTATTTTTAATGGATTCTACATCATCGCTTTCGTTAGGTTTTTTAGTTGCGCCTTTAAAAGACGTATTCCAAATTGCTTCGTGACGTTGATGAAATATATCGTAGATATCAGAATTTTTTAATTCTAATAAATCGTCCATTACTTGTTCTGTAATACTAATTTGTTCGTTTAATTTGGTTTCAAGTACGAGGTAATAGTTATTGTTTTTAAGAATACTGTCTTTGGTGTTTTTAGTCTTTTCCCAAACGGTATTAATTGATGTTAGAATTTCTTCAGGAGCATTAGTATCTACAGCAGATTGATAGCTTAATCCCCACACTTTTTCTTTTTCAGTAATATCGTCTATAAACCTTGAATTTCTTACTTGTTGGTTATTAACTGTAGTTTGCCAACCAGTTAGAGTGGTTTTATAACCATTCCATTTGGTGATGAGATTATTTATTTTTTGAAGATTAGGGTTGGCTTTAATAAATTCTTCTGCGGTATTAGATTCCTGTAGAATAAATTGATAATGTGCTATATGTGTAGAATCAATTTTTTGTATACTCGCTGGAATTTGAGTTTTTTTCTGAATTAATTTAAGCTCATTATTTACATTATCTATTTCTCTAACCAGATTAACAGAAGAAATAGCCTTCAGTTTTTTAGTGCTAATAGAGTCTAAGTTTTGTGTAGTAGGTTCTAAGTCGCTAAGTAAATCTGTTTGCGCACTAACGGTTAGTGCCGATATAAACAACAATAATATTAAGACATGTTTTAAACAAAGACCATTCATATTCATGTTAAGAGATGTAAGTTTTAAAATATAAATATAGATTTTTAGACAGTAAGGTGCCACTCAAATTAAATCACTTGATCTAAAAAGGGCTTAATATTAGTTTCATTTTTCGAAATTAATTGCCACTTAGCAATATCTCGAGCTTCGGCCGATTTGTTTTGAGAGAGTTTAAATTTGCCTTCCCATTGGAGAATATCTATTTCGAATCCCATAACATAATTTACAAATTTATCCATACTTGGGTTGTTGTAATCCAATACGTAAGCCTGTTTGGGTGCTTCTAAAAATTCCGTCATGTCTACCATAGATTGCTTCACTTCATTTTCATTTTTAATTTCAGAAACGGTGCCTTGCAGGTGCACTTTTATATAATTCCAAGTAGGCAATTCTGCTTTTTCGAAAAGGCTAGGAGAGATATAACAATCTGGACCCGAAAAAATTATAGTCACAGGTTTATTACCTTTTAAAAGGCTGGCTTGCGGATTACTTTTATCGATATGTCCAATGAGTTTTCCTACCTTATAAATAAGAGGTAAGTGAGTAATAAATGGCAGATTATTTTCTACCGATATAACTGTAGCTAAGGGATAATGTTTAATCACTTCTACCATGTGATTTTTATCGTGATCTTGATGAATTTGCGGAGGATAGCTCAATGATGAAATAATTTAGTTAGACATTAAATTGGGTTAAATGATGGTGTAAATGTTTATACTGCATTTTACCCCATTGTTCGGGTGTAAAGTAACCAAAAAGTGGATGATCTGGCCAAGTTTGAACCTCTGTTTTTTTAGAAAATTCTTCAATTAACAGTATTAAGTTTTCTTTTTCAGTTAAAAATATATGTGGCGATTTAATTACAAACTCTTTAGCTGTTGGTAGATTCTTTTTCCAAGGCTTATCGTTATATAGAGACGTTTTATAAAACGAAAGAATTGTTTTCTGTATAAAACCTATTTTAGAGTTTAGCTTTTCATGACCTAAAGCAATATTTAATGGGCCTTGGCAATGTTTAAGCATTTGGGCCGCATCCATTTTCCCCCATATAGCAATGTCGTTTTCTGTTAGTGTTTGAATTCTACTGATAATGGATTCTGTAGCCGATGCATTAAATAAGGTGTTCATTTTCAGGAGTTTTAATTGTTTCTGTAATTTACAATATTTATATTTATAGTATGCCTGAAAAAAAGATTCCATTTTCAATTAAAAACTGGTCGCAAGACGATCAGCCTCGAGAGAAGTTGCTTTACAAAGGACAAGCTGCTTTAAGCGATGCCGAGTTGGTTGCTATTTTAATAGGAAGTGGAAATCGCGAAGAAAGTGCTGTAGATTTAACCAAACGCATTTTAGGAAGTGTGGATAATAATCTAAGAGCATTAGGGAAATTATCCATTAAACAACTCATGACATTTAAAGGGATTGGAGAAGCTAAAGCGATTACTATTGCTGCAGCTATGGAATTAGGACGGAGACGAAGCGGTGAGGAGGCAGTAAAACAAAATAAAATAACATCGTCTGCTTCTGTTTTCGAAATTATGCAACCTATCCTTGGAGAATTGGCTCACGAAGAATTTTGGATTATTTATCTAAATAATTCCAATGCCATTTTACAAAAACAACAATTAAGTAAAGGCGGAATAACAGGAACTTTAGTCGATGTGCGATTAACATTAAAAATGGCTTTAGAATTAGGGGCGACTGCACTTATTTTGGTTCATAATCATCCTTCAGGGACGTTAAAGCCCAGTGTAGCCGATAAACAAATCACTCAAAAATTAAAAACAGCAGCATCTAGTTTAGATATTAAAGTGTTGGATCATGTTATAATTACCGAGCAGTCATATTTTAGTTTTGCAGACGAAAACGAAATGTAGTGCGCATTAAGTGTGCTAATCCCGATTCTTAATTGTAAAATCATTACTTTTATTACTTTAAAATTAATGTGTGCTTCTAGTCTATACTCATAAAATAACGCCACGTATAAAATTTACGTTTAAACATCTCTGTACCAGAATTCTTGGCATCCCGGTATCGTTTACTACAACTATCGAAGAATTTATTGCTCACGATAGTTGTAAAATGTCGTATACTAAACAGCCATTAGGGAAAGAGGTTTTTGTACGTAGTCATGATTTGTTATTCGAACAAGGTCTTTCAGATCCTGATTTAAATGTTAATAGATGGGAAGATACCAAATGTTTCTTTTTTAATGGCGATAAAAGTGCCATAGCATACGATATTTTTGCAGCCTCTTTTTATTTGTTAAGCAGATATGAAGAATATTTACCTCATGTAAAAGACGAATACGGACGTTATGAAGCTCATGAAAGTTTAGCTTATAGATATAAATTTTTAAAACAACCCGTTGTAGATATTTGGGCGTATAAGTTTTTAGAAGTTTTAAAAGCGAACTATCCAGATTATGATTTTCCAAATCGGAAATACCAAATCAAACCTATAATAGATGTGCCTTCGCCTTACGATTTTAGATTAAAAGGCTTAATTCGGAATCTTGGTGGTGGAATCAAAGATTTATATGCCTTTAGATTTAAGCGATTCTATTATAGATATATGGTGTTATTCGGATTAAAACGCGATCCGCATGATACGTTTAAATATATTTTAAATAAACAGAAACAGACTAAATTTAGATTTCATTTCTTCTTCTTAATAGGAGATTATTCTACATATGATAAAGGCGTTAGTGTATATCGTAAAAATTTCGTGGCTTTAATTAAGTCTATGGCAGACTATTGTAAAGTGGGACTAAAAGTATCTTATTTTGCGATTGAGGATAAAGCTATTTTAAAAAAAGAACAAAAGCGTATGGAAGGTATTATTAATACCTCTTTAACCGAATCGCGGAATTCTTTCTCTAAATTAAATTTACCAGACTCTTATCGTAATCTTGTGGAATTAGAAATTCAGGAAGATTATACCATGGGGTATGCAAACGAAATTGGTTTTAGAGCAGGAACGTGTACACCGTTTTTTTTCTACGATTTAGATTACGAAATACAAACTCCACTACGCATTAATCCTTATCATGTTAACGATTATGCTTTATTAAAGTATACATCGTTATTAGATAAAAAAGAAACCATACAATATATTATAAATCAGGTGAAACGCGTTAATGGAGAGTTTATACCTGTATTTCATAATTATACATTTAGCGGGTTAGGGCAGTGGAAAGATTTTAAAGAATTGTTTAATATTATTTTAGATTCAGCATCAGATGAAAAATAACATAAAAGATGTGTTTTTCGATTTAGATCATACACTTTGGGATTTCGAAAAAAATTCCTCTTTAACCTTTCAAAAAATTTTTGAAGACAATCAATTACCAACTAATTTAGATTCTTTTTTAGAAGAATACGTTCCCATTAATTTTTTATATTGGAAAGGATTTAGAGAAGGTGAAGTTGATAAAGAAACATTACGTTTTGGGAGATTAAACGATACCTTTAATAAATTAGAAACTCCTGTAAGTAAAGACGTAATTCATAAATTGTCAGACGATTATCTAACACATTTATCATCGTTTAATTATTTGTTCGACGATACCATTTCGGTATTAAATTACTTGCATTCTAAATATAACCTGCATATAATTACAAATGGATTTGAAGCGGTTCAAACAACTAAATTAAAGAACTCTAATATTCATCACTATTTTAAAACGGTTACAAATTCTGAAGAAGCCGGAGTAAAAAAACCACATCCAGATATTTTTAACTATGCCCTAGAAAAAGCAAAGGCAACTGTAGGTACAAGTATTATGATTGGAGATAATTTGGAAGCAGATATTTTAGGCGGAATTAATGCCGGATTTCAAACCATTTATTTTAATGAAATACCTTTAACACAACATAATCACATTACCCAAATTTATAAATTAATTGAACTGAAAGACTATTTATAAAACTTAATTAACTTTATACAAAATTATAAAACTTATGAAAAAAATATTTTTATTGTTATTTGCTAGTGTTTGTTTTAGCACTGTTGCACAAACAAATTTAAACGCCTATAAGTATGTAGTAGTTCCTAATAAATTCGAATTTTTAAAGGAAGCTAATCAATATCAATTAAATGAATTGACCAAGTTCTTGCTAAATAAAAAAGGGTTTACGGCCTTTATGGAAGGTGAAGACTTGCCAGCAGATTTTATTGCAAACGGCTGTTTAGGATTACGTTCAGACGTAATTAACGAATCGAGCTTATTTACTACTAAATTGAAAGTTGTTTTAAAAGACTGTAAGAATCTAGTGGTTTTCGAAACAGAAATAGGTTATTCTAAAGAGAAAGATTATAAAAAATCTTATCAAGCAGCATTACGAGATGCTTTCGAGTCTTTTAATACTGTAAATTATGCTTATGAAGCATCTGCAAATGTAGGAACAGCAGCTCTAGCTACAGAAAACGTTGCAACACCTTTGCCCGCAGCAGTTCCAGCAGCAATGACAGCTACTGAAGCTGTAGTAGCAACCACTGCAGTAGCCGCTAATACGGTTTCTTCTCAAGTAACAGTAGATTCTACAGTATTATACGCCCAAGAAATTACTAACGGTTATCAGTTGGTAGATAGTTCTCCAAAAGTGGTTTATAAATTAAAAAAGACAAAATTAGAAGATGTATTTCTAGTAGAAGAAAAACAAGCTACTGTATATAAATCTGGTGATAAATGGGTTATCGGCTATTATGAAGGAGACACGCTAAAAGAAGACGTGTTAAATATTAAATTTTAGTAGCGTTTAGCTATAACTTTTAAACATAAAATACATTTAATTTAATAACCGTATTTAGTTTTCCAACGTTGCTTTAAAAAGTTACGATCAGATTGCTCTCTAGCATTAGCACCAGGCTCATACAGCTT contains:
- a CDS encoding YjjG family noncanonical pyrimidine nucleotidase translates to MKNNIKDVFFDLDHTLWDFEKNSSLTFQKIFEDNQLPTNLDSFLEEYVPINFLYWKGFREGEVDKETLRFGRLNDTFNKLETPVSKDVIHKLSDDYLTHLSSFNYLFDDTISVLNYLHSKYNLHIITNGFEAVQTTKLKNSNIHHYFKTVTNSEEAGVKKPHPDIFNYALEKAKATVGTSIMIGDNLEADILGGINAGFQTIYFNEIPLTQHNHITQIYKLIELKDYL